A region from the Nostoc sp. HK-01 genome encodes:
- a CDS encoding extracellular solute-binding protein, with protein sequence MKRRKILNTAALATATAATLAACSRSTTSPGVQAGLPTVRWRMATSWTKSLGTFIGAKVVAERVKQMTNGRFTITPFAAGELVPGLQVLDAVQAGTVECGHTASYYYIGKSPVLAFATSVPFGLNAQQQNAWLYHGGGLEAIQKIYASFNIINFPAGNTGAQMGGWFKREIKTLDDLKGLKMRIPGLGGQVMSRLGVNVQVLPGGEIYLSLDRGAIDAAEWVGPYDDEKLGLNKAAKYYYYPGWWEPGPSLDVLVNLNAWNKLPKEYQEIFKTATFEANMNMLTEYDTLNGAALARLIAGGTQLTPYSQDILQAAQRIAIEIYEENASKDPNFKQVYEQWKNFRQQVYNWNRVNELSYANFVTSTNSK encoded by the coding sequence ATGAAACGCCGAAAGATTTTAAACACAGCTGCTTTAGCCACAGCCACGGCTGCTACCCTAGCAGCTTGTAGTCGTAGCACTACATCTCCTGGAGTGCAAGCTGGACTCCCAACAGTTCGCTGGCGCATGGCCACTAGTTGGACTAAAAGTTTGGGGACTTTTATTGGTGCAAAAGTAGTTGCAGAACGTGTTAAGCAAATGACTAACGGTCGTTTTACAATTACCCCCTTCGCCGCTGGTGAGTTAGTCCCCGGACTGCAAGTTTTAGATGCTGTCCAAGCCGGAACTGTAGAATGTGGTCACACAGCCAGTTATTATTACATTGGTAAAAGTCCGGTTTTAGCTTTCGCCACCTCTGTACCCTTTGGTTTAAATGCCCAACAGCAAAATGCTTGGTTATATCATGGCGGTGGCTTAGAAGCAATTCAGAAAATCTACGCCAGTTTTAACATTATTAATTTTCCCGCTGGTAACACTGGGGCGCAGATGGGGGGATGGTTTAAAAGAGAAATTAAAACTTTAGACGACCTCAAAGGTTTAAAAATGCGGATTCCCGGCTTAGGCGGACAAGTAATGTCGCGTTTGGGTGTGAATGTACAAGTTTTACCAGGAGGCGAAATTTATTTGTCACTTGACCGGGGTGCAATTGATGCGGCTGAGTGGGTAGGCCCTTACGATGACGAGAAACTGGGTTTAAATAAAGCTGCGAAATATTATTACTATCCAGGTTGGTGGGAACCAGGGCCATCTTTGGATGTATTAGTAAATCTGAATGCTTGGAATAAGTTACCCAAAGAGTATCAAGAAATCTTCAAGACAGCCACTTTTGAAGCCAATATGAATATGCTCACTGAGTACGATACTTTGAATGGTGCAGCACTTGCGAGATTGATTGCTGGCGGTACACAACTCACTCCCTATAGCCAAGATATATTACAAGCCGCACAGCGAATCGCTATTGAGATATATGAAGAAAATGCCAGTAAAGATCCCAACTTTAAACAAGTTTACGAACAGTGGAAAAACTTTCGTCAACAAGTTTATAACTGGAATCGTGTGAATGAATTGAGTTACGCCAATTTTGTCACTTCTACTAATAGCAAGTAA
- a CDS encoding aIF-2BI family translation initiation factor gives MTNSANQVYPVIWHNDSVSLIDQTRLPNEYAFVEIYRSEDMALAIKTMIVRGAPAIGVAAAYGMYLGAREIITSDHTEFLNKLETVAQLLRETRPTAVNLFWAISRMLNTAHATEGSVEDIKEVLFHTAQAINAEDLQTCQAMGDHGLTVLPKTPEKLTLLTHCNAGALATAGYGTALGVVRSAWREGRLERLFADETRPRLQGAKLTAWECVQENIPVTLITDNMAAHCMQRGLIHAVVVGADRIAANGDTANKIGTYSLAIVAKAHNIPFFVAAPFSTVDFALANGSLIPIEERHPEEIYQVGDTRLTPEGVEFYNPAFDVTPAELITAIITENGAFAPGDLAKYQLKQCVN, from the coding sequence ATGACAAATTCTGCAAACCAAGTTTATCCGGTTATTTGGCACAACGATTCAGTCTCACTCATTGACCAAACTCGTTTACCCAATGAATACGCCTTTGTCGAAATTTATCGTAGTGAAGATATGGCGCTGGCGATTAAAACCATGATTGTGCGGGGTGCGCCAGCAATTGGTGTGGCTGCGGCCTATGGTATGTATCTTGGCGCGAGAGAAATTATCACCAGCGATCACACTGAATTCTTAAATAAATTAGAAACAGTCGCGCAATTATTACGAGAGACTCGTCCCACGGCGGTAAACTTATTTTGGGCAATTAGCCGGATGTTAAATACTGCCCACGCCACTGAAGGAAGCGTCGAAGATATCAAAGAAGTTTTATTTCACACAGCCCAAGCCATTAATGCGGAAGATTTGCAAACTTGTCAAGCGATGGGCGATCATGGTTTAACTGTGTTGCCTAAAACACCCGAAAAACTCACTTTACTGACTCACTGTAATGCTGGCGCGTTAGCAACTGCTGGTTACGGTACAGCCTTGGGAGTTGTGCGTTCTGCGTGGCGAGAAGGACGTTTAGAACGTTTATTTGCCGACGAAACCCGCCCCCGCTTACAAGGTGCGAAACTCACAGCTTGGGAATGTGTACAAGAAAATATACCTGTGACCTTGATTACCGATAATATGGCTGCCCATTGTATGCAGCGGGGTTTGATTCATGCTGTCGTTGTGGGTGCTGATCGCATTGCTGCTAATGGTGACACAGCAAATAAAATTGGTACCTATAGTTTAGCGATCGTTGCCAAAGCCCATAATATACCCTTCTTTGTTGCGGCACCGTTTTCTACCGTTGATTTTGCATTAGCTAATGGTAGTCTCATTCCCATTGAAGAACGTCACCCAGAGGAAATTTACCAAGTTGGCGACACCAGACTCACCCCAGAAGGTGTGGAATTTTACAACCCAGCTTTTGATGTCACCCCAGCCGAGTTAATCACAGCCATAATTACAGAAAATGGAGCATTTGCACCTGGCGATTTAGCTAAGTACCAGTTAAAACAGTGTGTTAACTAA
- a CDS encoding ABC transporter-related protein — translation MAKVRLEEIKRRFNNVTAIEDITFDIPDGEFWVLVGPSGCGKSTILRTIAGLETATSGKLFIGDRLMNNIPARQRDVAMVFQNYALYPHMTVAENIAFGLQMRKVDAKLIQERVGTVARSLSLEHLLDRKPKQLSGGQQQRVALGRAIAREPQVFLLDEPLSNLDAQLRDDTRAELKQLHQELGITTVYVTHDQVEAMTLADKIVVLNRGRIQQIGEPQSIYALPANQMVATFLGNPPMNILSAKYTNDGFDASGQLIAVPELIKEKLQLHPGQNYDLGIRPEHIAINNNSTLNTYTSAALSVQHSALSVDVKVVEPLGRETLIRASLPGSTVLLNVQIGGNVRVNVGDRLSVQLDLTQLFVFDSITGDRIWPEL, via the coding sequence ATGGCTAAAGTACGTCTCGAAGAAATTAAACGTCGGTTTAATAACGTCACCGCCATCGAAGATATTACCTTTGATATTCCCGATGGCGAATTTTGGGTGTTAGTTGGGCCTTCTGGTTGTGGTAAATCGACAATTTTACGGACGATCGCGGGTTTAGAAACTGCCACTTCTGGCAAACTATTTATAGGCGATCGCTTAATGAATAACATCCCCGCCAGACAGCGCGATGTGGCGATGGTGTTTCAAAACTACGCCCTTTATCCGCACATGACGGTGGCGGAAAATATCGCCTTTGGGTTGCAGATGCGGAAGGTGGACGCAAAGCTAATTCAAGAACGGGTAGGGACGGTGGCGCGATCGCTTTCTTTGGAACATTTGTTAGATCGCAAACCCAAACAACTTTCTGGTGGACAGCAACAACGGGTAGCATTAGGAAGAGCGATCGCCCGTGAACCTCAAGTTTTTTTATTAGATGAACCTTTATCTAATTTAGATGCTCAATTGCGTGATGACACCAGAGCCGAATTAAAACAATTGCATCAAGAATTGGGAATTACGACTGTTTATGTTACCCACGACCAAGTTGAAGCGATGACCTTGGCTGATAAAATTGTCGTGCTGAATCGTGGGAGAATTCAACAAATTGGCGAACCCCAAAGCATTTACGCGCTTCCAGCTAATCAAATGGTGGCAACTTTTTTAGGCAATCCACCAATGAATATTTTGTCAGCAAAATATACCAATGATGGCTTTGATGCTAGTGGACAATTAATTGCAGTTCCCGAACTTATAAAGGAAAAATTACAACTGCATCCAGGGCAGAATTATGATTTGGGTATTCGTCCAGAACATATTGCTATTAACAATAACTCAACACTCAACACTTACACTTCGGCTGCGCTCAGTGTACAGCACTCAGCACTTTCAGTTGATGTGAAGGTGGTTGAGCCTTTGGGGAGAGAAACTTTAATTCGTGCGAGTTTACCTGGTTCAACAGTGTTATTGAATGTGCAGATTGGTGGAAATGTACGGGTGAATGTGGGCGATCGCTTATCTGTACAATTAGATTTAACTCAGTTATTTGTGTTTGATTCTATTACTGGAGATAGAATATGGCCTGAGTTATAA
- a CDS encoding GUN4 domain-containing protein, producing MTDPMIVSGTANDIDSLRQRLIAGSLQVQQQIIPQLAELGNEGLEVLREFLLKRRESPATWIDGKAYQVLYNSDAPNAREFLQTNFPEGIVPLKSDAGINYKPLQQLLAAQDFQAADRMTIEKMCEVAGPTAVKRKWLYFTEVDNFPVTDLHTINNLWLVHSEGKFGFAVQREIWLSLGKNWDNFWPKIAWKDGNNWTRYPNSFIWDLSAPKGHLPLSNQLRGVRVIASLFAHPAWTNKV from the coding sequence ATGACAGACCCAATGATTGTATCAGGCACTGCTAATGACATCGACTCCCTCAGACAACGCTTAATCGCTGGGTCTCTTCAAGTCCAACAACAGATCATCCCACAGTTAGCCGAATTAGGTAACGAGGGATTGGAAGTGTTGAGGGAATTTTTATTGAAACGTCGTGAGTCCCCAGCAACTTGGATTGATGGTAAAGCTTACCAAGTCCTTTACAACTCTGATGCACCAAACGCCAGAGAATTTCTCCAAACAAATTTTCCTGAAGGCATTGTACCTCTAAAATCAGATGCAGGGATCAATTACAAACCTTTACAACAGCTACTTGCTGCTCAAGACTTCCAAGCCGCCGATCGCATGACTATTGAGAAAATGTGTGAAGTAGCAGGGCCAACGGCTGTCAAACGCAAATGGCTGTATTTTACGGAAGTTGACAATTTCCCTGTAACTGACTTACATACCATTAATAATTTGTGGTTAGTTCATTCGGAAGGGAAATTTGGCTTTGCAGTACAGCGCGAAATTTGGTTAAGCCTCGGCAAAAATTGGGATAATTTCTGGCCGAAAATTGCCTGGAAAGATGGTAATAATTGGACACGTTATCCTAATAGCTTTATTTGGGATTTGAGTGCGCCAAAAGGTCATTTACCTCTATCGAATCAACTGCGAGGTGTGCGAGTAATTGCGTCTTTATTTGCTCATCCGGCGTGGACAAATAAAGTATGA
- a CDS encoding isocitrate dehydrogenase: MYEKITPPTSGSKITFKNGEPVVPDNPIIPFIRGDGTGIDIWPATQKVLDAAVAKAYQGKRQISWFKVYAGDEACDLYGTYQYLPEDTLTAIKEYGVAIKGPLTTPVGGGIRSLNVALRQIFDLYACVRPCRYYAGTPSPHKNPEKLDVIVYRENTEDIYLGIEWKQGSEIGSRLISILNKELIPATPEHGKKQIPLDSGIGIKPISKTGSQRLVRRAIKHALTLPKHKQQVTLVHKGNIMKYTEGAFRDWGYELATTEFRQETVTERESWILSNKEKNPNISLEENARQIDPGFDALTPEKKAQIVKEVETVLNSIWDSHGNGKWKDKVMVNDRIADSIFQQIQTRPDEYSILATMNLNGDYLSDAAAAIVGGLGMGPGANIGDACAVFEATHGTAPKHAGLDKINPGSVILSGVMMLEYLGWQEAADLVKKGLGDAIANSQVTYDLARLLEPPVEPLKCSEFADAIIKHFG, from the coding sequence ATGTACGAAAAGATTACCCCCCCGACTAGTGGATCAAAAATCACCTTTAAAAATGGTGAGCCAGTTGTGCCTGACAATCCAATTATCCCGTTTATTCGGGGCGATGGCACAGGAATTGATATCTGGCCTGCTACCCAAAAGGTACTAGATGCGGCGGTAGCTAAGGCGTATCAGGGTAAACGCCAAATCAGTTGGTTTAAGGTTTACGCTGGTGACGAAGCTTGTGATTTATACGGCACTTATCAATATTTACCCGAAGATACTCTGACAGCAATTAAAGAATATGGTGTGGCAATTAAAGGGCCTTTGACCACTCCTGTGGGCGGTGGAATTCGTTCGTTAAATGTGGCATTACGGCAAATTTTTGACTTGTATGCTTGCGTGCGTCCTTGCCGTTACTATGCTGGTACGCCTTCGCCGCACAAAAATCCTGAGAAGCTAGATGTAATTGTTTATCGAGAAAATACCGAAGATATTTATTTGGGAATTGAATGGAAACAAGGTAGTGAAATTGGTTCACGCTTAATTTCCATCCTCAACAAAGAACTCATCCCCGCCACCCCAGAACACGGCAAAAAGCAAATTCCTCTCGATTCTGGTATTGGCATCAAACCCATCAGTAAAACTGGTTCTCAGCGTCTAGTACGTCGCGCCATCAAACACGCCTTAACCTTACCCAAACATAAGCAACAGGTGACTCTGGTGCATAAGGGTAACATTATGAAGTACACCGAAGGCGCGTTTCGTGATTGGGGTTATGAACTAGCAACTACTGAGTTTCGCCAAGAGACAGTTACCGAACGGGAATCTTGGATTTTAAGCAACAAGGAGAAAAATCCTAATATTTCCTTAGAAGAAAACGCCCGTCAAATTGATCCTGGTTTTGATGCACTTACCCCAGAGAAAAAAGCCCAAATTGTCAAGGAAGTGGAAACAGTTCTTAACTCAATTTGGGATAGCCACGGCAATGGCAAGTGGAAAGATAAAGTCATGGTCAATGACCGCATTGCTGACAGTATTTTTCAACAAATCCAAACCAGACCAGATGAATATTCAATTCTGGCGACAATGAACCTCAACGGGGATTACTTGTCGGATGCGGCTGCGGCAATTGTTGGTGGTTTAGGTATGGGGCCTGGCGCGAATATTGGCGATGCTTGCGCCGTTTTTGAAGCAACTCACGGTACCGCACCCAAGCACGCAGGCTTAGACAAAATTAACCCTGGTTCAGTGATTTTATCTGGCGTGATGATGTTGGAATATCTGGGTTGGCAAGAAGCCGCCGACTTAGTGAAGAAAGGTTTAGGAGATGCGATCGCCAACAGTCAAGTTACTTACGATTTAGCACGGTTACTCGAACCACCTGTAGAACCTCTCAAATGTTCTGAATTTGCCGACGCAATTATCAAACATTTCGGTTAA
- a CDS encoding manganese and iron superoxide dismutase, which translates to MTLNRRHFLFLLGAGAGSFALDSLALADKSPVSQAPSTTGVIELPPLPYAYEALEPHIDAKTMQFHHDKHHAAYVKNLNAALDKHPELKNKPVEELLRKLGKVPADIRTTVRNNGGGHVNHSMFWKIMKPEGGGEPTGEIATAINQNFGNFAAFKKQFNDAGAARFGSGWVWLVRNKNGKLEITTTANQDNPISEGKYPILGNDVWEHAYYLNYQNRRADYLTAWWNVVNWDEINSRFAEANKFAY; encoded by the coding sequence ATGACTCTTAACCGCAGACATTTCTTATTTTTACTGGGTGCAGGTGCAGGTAGTTTTGCATTAGATTCTTTGGCGTTGGCTGATAAATCACCTGTTAGTCAAGCACCAAGCACTACAGGCGTAATTGAACTACCACCTTTACCATACGCTTACGAAGCATTAGAACCACACATTGATGCGAAAACAATGCAGTTTCATCACGATAAGCACCATGCGGCTTATGTGAAAAACTTGAATGCTGCTTTAGACAAACACCCAGAACTGAAAAACAAACCTGTTGAAGAACTGTTACGCAAACTTGGCAAAGTTCCGGCAGATATCCGTACAACAGTCCGCAATAATGGTGGTGGTCATGTTAACCACTCAATGTTTTGGAAAATTATGAAGCCGGAGGGAGGCGGAGAACCAACAGGAGAAATCGCCACTGCAATTAATCAAAATTTTGGTAATTTTGCCGCCTTTAAAAAGCAATTTAACGACGCTGGCGCAGCACGTTTTGGTAGTGGTTGGGTTTGGCTTGTACGTAACAAAAATGGTAAGCTAGAAATTACAACCACAGCTAATCAAGATAATCCCATTAGTGAAGGTAAATATCCCATTCTCGGTAATGATGTCTGGGAACATGCCTATTATCTCAACTATCAAAACCGCCGCGCTGATTATTTAACAGCATGGTGGAATGTTGTTAACTGGGATGAGATTAACAGCCGATTTGCAGAAGCAAATAAATTTGCTTATTAA
- a CDS encoding peptidoglycan binding domain-containing protein yields the protein MVTKLEAFKSPRFIGKPLLADIEFFDSLEKVDQFATDAGIKLYVTSSTRLQGGVVSGAIVRPASRSNHLVGHGIDMNVSLGDKLFNSDALDKSNLKNLPQAIQNFIQSIRNDPMLRWGGDFTPADSVHIDDGLNVRDAATWDAKFPIIQSEMRALSQPNSVSGQPRILFLTEPPMQGDDVIAVQKALIQKGFNLKVDGIFGAATDNAVTAFQNKQGLTADGIVGPGTRKALGL from the coding sequence ATGGTAACTAAATTAGAAGCATTTAAATCACCTCGATTTATAGGTAAACCTCTTTTAGCAGACATTGAGTTTTTTGACTCCCTAGAAAAAGTTGATCAATTTGCGACTGATGCTGGTATCAAACTTTATGTCACTAGTTCTACTCGCTTACAAGGTGGCGTAGTCTCAGGCGCAATTGTCCGTCCCGCTAGTCGGTCAAATCATTTAGTCGGTCATGGCATTGATATGAATGTTTCTCTAGGAGATAAGCTATTTAACAGTGACGCTCTCGACAAAAGCAACTTAAAAAATCTGCCACAAGCAATTCAAAACTTTATTCAAAGCATCCGTAATGATCCGATGCTACGATGGGGAGGAGATTTTACCCCCGCAGATTCAGTTCATATTGATGATGGGTTAAATGTCAGAGATGCTGCTACTTGGGATGCCAAGTTTCCTATTATCCAATCAGAAATGAGAGCTTTATCTCAACCTAATTCTGTTTCTGGACAGCCAAGAATTTTATTTCTGACTGAGCCACCTATGCAAGGAGATGATGTAATTGCTGTGCAGAAAGCTCTCATTCAAAAAGGATTTAATCTTAAAGTCGATGGGATATTTGGTGCGGCTACTGATAATGCTGTGACAGCTTTTCAAAACAAGCAAGGTTTAACAGCTGATGGTATTGTTGGGCCAGGTACACGCAAAGCATTGGGACTGTGA
- a CDS encoding glycerophosphoryl diester phosphodiesterase, with protein MNKKPIIIAHRGASGYRPEHTLAAYELAINFGADYIEPDLVSTQDGVLIARHENEISETTNVAKHPEFAQRRTTKIIDGESKKGWFTEDFTLAEIKTLRAKERIPQLRQQNTIYDDLWEIPTLQEIIYLAKNYSKKLGRNIGIYPETKHPTYFRSINLSLEEPLLNTLRANGYHEKNAPIFIQSFEVSNLRYLAQITNLPLVQLINLTGQPYDFVVSGDVRTYTDLVTKSGLEEIAKYAQAIGIHKDILVPRDHKNKLRSPTSVLQNAHAVGLKVHIWTFRNEDSFLPLDFPGNPQGEYELFFSLGVDGVFSDFSDTALSVRDRFTSIDIS; from the coding sequence ATGAATAAAAAACCCATCATTATTGCTCATCGCGGCGCGAGTGGCTATCGTCCAGAACACACTTTAGCCGCTTACGAATTAGCAATTAATTTTGGTGCAGACTACATTGAACCAGATTTAGTTTCAACTCAAGATGGTGTTTTAATTGCGCGTCACGAAAACGAAATTTCAGAAACCACTAATGTTGCTAAACATCCAGAATTTGCTCAACGGCGCACCACTAAAATTATCGATGGCGAATCAAAAAAGGGTTGGTTTACAGAAGACTTTACCCTAGCTGAAATCAAAACATTACGCGCCAAAGAAAGAATCCCTCAATTACGCCAACAAAATACTATTTATGATGATTTGTGGGAAATTCCTACACTCCAAGAAATTATTTATTTAGCCAAAAATTATAGTAAAAAATTGGGTCGGAATATTGGCATTTATCCTGAAACAAAACATCCCACTTATTTTAGGTCTATCAATTTAAGTTTAGAAGAACCTTTACTCAATACTTTACGAGCCAACGGTTATCACGAAAAAAACGCCCCAATTTTTATTCAATCTTTTGAAGTGAGTAACTTACGATATTTAGCCCAAATAACTAATTTACCTTTAGTCCAATTAATCAATCTTACTGGTCAACCTTATGACTTTGTTGTTAGTGGTGATGTTCGCACATATACCGATTTAGTAACAAAATCAGGGTTGGAGGAGATTGCTAAATACGCCCAAGCAATTGGTATTCATAAAGATATTTTAGTTCCTAGAGATCATAAAAATAAATTGCGATCGCCCACATCTGTGCTACAAAATGCCCATGCTGTTGGTTTAAAGGTACATATCTGGACTTTTCGCAACGAAGACAGCTTTTTACCTCTAGACTTCCCAGGTAATCCCCAAGGGGAATATGAACTATTTTTTAGTTTAGGCGTTGATGGCGTATTTAGTGACTTTTCTGATACTGCTTTAAGTGTGCGCGATCGCTTTACATCAATTGATATTTCTTAA
- a CDS encoding DNA ligase — MIQIHLELKRIEELRQLLQQASYAYYVLDEPIMEDAVYDQLYRELQQLETQNPELVTPDSPTQRVGERPATHFTSVRHNIPLYSLENAFNIDELQAWDQRWRRQLPTTDAVKYVSELKIDGSALALTYQDGVLVRGATRGDGVTGEEITQNVRTIRSIPLRLNFDGIEPIERIEVRGEAFLPLEVFKQINEERQKAGEQLFANPRNAAAGTLRQLDSRIVARRRLDFFAYTLHIPGMDDASIANTQWEALELLQKMGFRVNPNHQLCESLPEVAEYYKYWDTERLNLPYMTDGVVVKLNAFKLQEQLGFTQKFPRWAVALKYPAEEAPTRVENIAVNVGRTGALTPLAEMRPVQLAGTTVSRATLHNSDRIVQLDIRIGDTVIVRKAGEIIPEVVRVIKELRPANTEPFVMPSHCPVCGQEVVRESGEAVTRCVNASCAAILKGSIEHWVSRDALDIKGVGEKLVHQLVDKGLVHSVADLYDLTEAQLLSLERMGEKSAQKLVDAIAQSKNQPWHRVLYGLGIRHVGSVNAQLITEKYPTVEKLETAKQSDIAGIYGIGAEIAQSVYQWFHIDANQALIERLKTANLQFVAAENITVSDSNQKFVGKTFVVTGTLPTLKRDEAKAIIQKAGGKITDSVSKKTDYLVVGEDAGSKLDKAQALGITQLTEAQLLKMLEDE, encoded by the coding sequence ATGATTCAGATTCATCTCGAACTCAAGCGCATAGAAGAATTACGCCAGCTTTTGCAACAAGCTAGTTACGCCTATTATGTTTTAGACGAACCCATCATGGAAGATGCAGTCTATGACCAGCTATACCGCGAATTGCAACAGTTAGAAACTCAGAATCCAGAATTAGTTACACCCGACAGTCCCACTCAGCGCGTGGGTGAAAGACCAGCCACTCACTTTACCTCAGTACGCCACAATATCCCCCTGTACAGTCTGGAGAATGCGTTTAATATTGATGAGTTACAAGCTTGGGATCAACGTTGGCGGCGACAACTGCCGACAACCGACGCGGTAAAATATGTCTCGGAATTGAAAATTGATGGTTCGGCTTTGGCGCTGACTTATCAAGATGGTGTGCTAGTCAGGGGTGCAACTAGAGGTGATGGGGTTACGGGTGAAGAAATTACCCAAAATGTGCGAACAATTCGTTCTATTCCTTTGCGTTTAAACTTTGATGGGATAGAACCGATAGAAAGAATCGAAGTGCGCGGTGAAGCATTTTTACCGTTGGAAGTCTTTAAGCAAATCAACGAAGAACGGCAAAAAGCAGGCGAACAGTTATTTGCTAACCCCCGCAACGCCGCCGCAGGTACACTCAGACAGTTAGACTCTCGCATTGTGGCGCGGCGACGGTTAGATTTCTTTGCTTACACTCTGCATATTCCGGGGATGGATGATGCGAGTATTGCCAATACCCAATGGGAAGCCTTGGAATTGTTACAAAAAATGGGTTTTCGGGTCAATCCCAATCATCAGCTGTGTGAGTCTTTGCCAGAAGTGGCAGAATACTACAAATACTGGGATACGGAACGGCTGAATTTACCCTACATGACCGATGGTGTAGTAGTCAAACTGAATGCTTTTAAACTGCAAGAACAGTTAGGATTTACCCAAAAATTCCCGCGCTGGGCGGTGGCGTTGAAGTATCCAGCCGAGGAAGCACCCACCCGTGTGGAAAATATTGCGGTGAATGTGGGTAGAACTGGGGCGTTAACACCTTTAGCAGAGATGCGTCCGGTACAATTGGCGGGGACAACAGTTTCTCGTGCTACTTTACATAATAGCGATCGCATTGTTCAATTAGACATCCGCATCGGTGATACTGTAATTGTTCGCAAAGCTGGGGAAATTATTCCCGAAGTGGTGCGGGTAATTAAAGAACTGCGTCCGGCTAACACAGAACCCTTTGTTATGCCTAGCCACTGCCCTGTTTGCGGTCAAGAAGTGGTGCGAGAATCAGGAGAAGCCGTGACTCGTTGCGTCAATGCTTCTTGTGCAGCTATTCTCAAAGGTTCCATTGAACATTGGGTCAGCCGGGATGCTTTAGATATTAAAGGCGTGGGTGAAAAATTAGTGCATCAACTGGTAGATAAAGGTTTGGTGCATTCTGTAGCTGATTTGTATGATTTGACAGAAGCACAATTGCTGAGTTTAGAAAGAATGGGGGAAAAATCGGCACAGAAATTAGTAGATGCGATCGCCCAATCAAAAAATCAACCTTGGCATAGGGTATTGTATGGTTTAGGCATTCGTCATGTTGGCAGTGTCAATGCTCAACTCATCACCGAGAAATATCCCACCGTTGAGAAATTAGAAACCGCCAAACAATCAGACATTGCAGGTATTTATGGTATTGGTGCAGAAATTGCCCAATCTGTTTATCAGTGGTTCCATATTGATGCTAATCAAGCTTTAATTGAACGCTTAAAAACAGCCAATTTACAATTTGTCGCCGCAGAAAATATAACTGTTAGTGATAGTAATCAAAAGTTTGTCGGCAAAACTTTTGTGGTGACAGGCACATTACCCACCTTAAAGCGCGATGAAGCTAAAGCAATCATCCAAAAAGCTGGCGGTAAAATTACAGATTCCGTCAGTAAAAAAACAGATTATTTGGTAGTAGGAGAAGATGCTGGTTCTAAATTAGACAAAGCCCAGGCTTTAGGAATTACTCAGTTAACTGAGGCACAGCTATTAAAGATGTTAGAAGATGAATAA